In the genome of Mustelus asterias unplaced genomic scaffold, sMusAst1.hap1.1 HAP1_SCAFFOLD_382, whole genome shotgun sequence, one region contains:
- the LOC144486524 gene encoding uncharacterized protein LOC144486524, with amino-acid sequence MEAKSTVHAREKRWKCVDCGKGFRSPSELEIHRRRHTGERPFICSVCGKRFAQFICLQLHERLHTGERPFTCSVCGNGFTRSSHLLKHQQVHTDKREFQCSNCEKSFKSPHGLREHQRIHTEYTLFSCSKCGKSFRTATHLQTHQRVHTDKRPFKCPECGKCFKSSGELMSHQLVHTEERPFQCSHCGTGFRRSSHLTVHQRVHTGEKPFICSKCGKGFSQSSNLLTHQQIHTEVRPFTCSECGKGFARSSHLLTHQRIHTGERPFTCSECGKRFTESSNLVKHQRVHR; translated from the coding sequence atGGAAGCAAAAAGCACCGTTCACGCCAGGGAGAAgcggtggaaatgtgtggactgtgggaagggattcagatccccatctgagctggaaatccatcgacgcagacacaccggggagaggccgttcatttgttcagtatgtgggaagagattcgctcAGTTCATCTGCCTTCAGCTGCATGAGCGactccacaccggggagaggccgttcacctgctcggtgtgtggaaacggattcactcgctcatcccacctgctgaaacaccagcaagttcacactgacaagagagaGTTTCAATGCTCCaattgtgagaagagctttaaaagcccACATGGACTGAGGgagcaccagcgcattcacaccgagtacacactgttcagctgctctaagtgtgggaagagtttcaggACAGCAACCCACCttcagacacaccaacgagttcacactgacaagagacctttcaaatgtccagagtgcgggaagtgctttaaaagttctggtgaactgatgtcccatcagcttgttcacactgaggagagaccgttccagtgctctcactgtgggactgggttcaggcgatcatctcatctcactgtacatcagcgagttcacactggggagaagccgttcatctgctccaagtgtgggaagggattcagtcagtcctccaacctgctgacacatcaacaaattcacactgaggtgaggccgttcacctgttctgagtgtggaaagggatttgcacgatcatcccacctgctgacacaccagcgcattcacactggggagaggccattcacctgctccgagtgcgggAAGAGATTTACCGAATCATCCAATctggtgaaacaccagcgagttcacagatgA
- the LOC144486532 gene encoding uncharacterized protein LOC144486532, which yields MHQSIHTEKQFCCSYCGKLFKRSQNLIEHKRIHTGERPFKCTECAKSYKTTSDLLIHQRVHNKERPFRCTVCGKGFTLLSSLQKHQRVHTGERSFTCSLCGKGFIYLTSLRSHQLVHSDKKPFKCSECEKSFKTSSVLLRHQQVHSGERPFTCSDCGKGFTRSSNLQTHQHIHTGEKPFTCSECGKGFSHSPHLLRHQHTHNGERPFTFSECEMEFTQSTHLLN from the exons ATGCACCAATCTATTCACACCGAGAAACAGTTCTGCTGCTCTTACTGTGGGAAGTTATTTAAGCGATCACAGAATCTCATTGAACacaaacgcattcacactggggaaag acctttcaaatgtactgaatgtgcgaagagttataaaaccacaagtgatctgctgatacaccagcgagttcacaacaaggagaggccattcagatgtacagtgtgtgggaagggattcactctgttatccagcctccagaaacaccagcgagttcacaccggggagaggtcgttcacctgctccttgtgtggaaaaggattcatttatttaaccagcctcagatcacaccaacttgttcactcggataagaaacctttcaaatgttctgaatgtgagaagagctttaagaccTCAAGtgttctgctgagacaccagcaagttcactccggggagagaccgttcacctgctctgactgtggaaagggattcactcgctcatccaacctgcaaacacaccagcacattcacaccggggagaaaccgttcacttgctctgagtgcgggaagggattttctcactcaccccacctgctgagacaccaacacactcacaatggagagagaccgttcaccttctctgagtgtgagatggaattcactcagtcaacccatcTTCTAAATTGA